A DNA window from Akkermansiaceae bacterium contains the following coding sequences:
- a CDS encoding glycoside hydrolase family 43 protein: MLKPASLALLFTMVAATAEPPTFRNPINPSADPWLAHAEGSYHLTTTSGNRVQLWSAPTLAELKTAEPVTLWEKGKGVWAAEFHHLPGPDGTRRWYGYFTKTDDRDIDHRMWVMESTTASIRGPYAPPRQILTDPKGEFYAIDGHVFEHGGRHYFVWAGHPGHRLYISLMRDPFTLEGPRAMIPASGFGCEEVREGPFVIHHGGRTFLTYSACDTGKPDYQVGYLWLPANGDPMNPASWFQHPTPLLSRNDAARAYGPGHHSFFKSPDGKEDWIAYHAKTTDIFTYKGRTSRVQKLTWDADGFPEKVVPVPLEAELAVPSGEAP; this comes from the coding sequence ATGCTGAAACCTGCCTCTCTCGCGCTTCTTTTCACAATGGTGGCTGCGACGGCGGAGCCACCCACTTTCCGCAATCCTATCAATCCGTCCGCGGATCCTTGGCTGGCGCATGCGGAGGGCAGCTACCACCTCACCACCACCTCCGGGAACCGTGTCCAGCTCTGGAGCGCACCAACGCTCGCGGAGCTGAAGACCGCTGAACCCGTCACCCTCTGGGAAAAGGGCAAGGGCGTATGGGCGGCGGAGTTCCACCACCTGCCCGGACCGGATGGCACCCGCCGCTGGTATGGCTACTTCACCAAAACCGATGACCGGGACATCGACCATCGCATGTGGGTCATGGAAAGCACCACCGCCAGCATCCGTGGTCCCTATGCCCCGCCGCGGCAGATCCTGACCGATCCGAAGGGCGAATTCTACGCCATCGATGGCCACGTTTTCGAACACGGCGGGCGGCACTACTTCGTTTGGGCCGGGCATCCCGGGCACCGCCTCTACATCAGCCTGATGAGGGACCCCTTCACGCTGGAAGGGCCGCGTGCCATGATCCCGGCGTCCGGCTTCGGCTGCGAGGAGGTGCGCGAGGGTCCCTTCGTCATCCACCACGGAGGACGCACCTTTCTCACCTACTCCGCCTGCGACACCGGAAAGCCGGACTACCAGGTGGGCTACCTCTGGCTCCCCGCCAATGGCGACCCGATGAACCCCGCCTCATGGTTCCAGCATCCCACTCCCCTGCTCTCCCGCAACGACGCCGCCCGCGCCTACGGCCCCGGCCACCATTCCTTCTTCAAGTCCCCGGACGGCAAGGAGGACTGGATCGCCTACCACGCGAAAACCACCGACATCTTCACCTACAAGGGCCGCACCTCACGGGTGCAGAAGCTCACTTGGGACGCCGATGGATTTCCGGAAAAGGTCGTGCCGGTGCCGTTGGAGGCGGAACTGGCGGTGCCGTCAGGTGAGGCTCCATGA
- the ftsH gene encoding ATP-dependent zinc metalloprotease FtsH, which produces MSDQQNNPTPPPGQNRGPGDSPGFNWRLLGLLSVAVVILGIAYFTPAMSGNAEILSYSQFRKAWDQGRIVTDEAEKPLQIVTSDSSNDVTITGWISPEMVPAPNSQAETSTFQVILDAGLQQEVREIAGERVTNVQEATFQPPAGTRTLTFADFRKAHALGEIPEDKGGANPLRIVTTPEATILTGTINSYQYVAKKDAQTNKEEATRQFSVPVSGTILKDQLATLLSSKAKYKKDPAYLRSAISMFLPFLLIIALLFFLFRQQMKSAGRGAMSFGKSKARLLTMDRNKVTFKDVAGIQEAKEELFEIVDFLRDPRKFQKLGGSIPKGVLMVGSPGTGKTLLARAIAGEADVPFFSISGSDFVEMFVGVGASRVRDMFEQGKKHAPCLIFIDEIDAVGRHRGHGMGGGHDEREQTLNQLLVEMDGFDTQEGVIIIAATNRPDVLDPALLRPGRFDRQVTVSLPDVNGREEILRVHVKKIKLAANTDLAVVARGTPGFSGAELANLVNEAALLAARKGMTAVTLAEMEEARDKVRWGRERRSLAMSDKERVGTAWHEAGHAYLNMVLPHTHPLHKVTIIPRGPYLGATMYLPDGDKYSTQKKEALANLIVTMGGRIAEAFHSDDVSNGASGDIRQATSLARAMVCEWGMSDKLGMVEYGDGDGPVFLGRGDMGGRKVNYSGHTAKVIDEEIKGFIDNAYAEAERVLTENREVVEKIAMALLEYETLDASHLRDIIDFGEMRNPPSAPKPPPVPDELRKKPAPKATGDDRPDDGTPIPGAVGAPA; this is translated from the coding sequence ATGTCTGATCAACAGAACAATCCCACCCCGCCTCCCGGACAGAACCGAGGCCCCGGCGACAGCCCCGGCTTCAACTGGCGTCTTCTCGGCCTCCTCAGCGTGGCGGTGGTGATCCTCGGCATCGCCTATTTCACCCCGGCCATGTCGGGGAATGCCGAAATTCTCAGCTATTCCCAGTTCCGCAAGGCATGGGACCAAGGCCGCATCGTCACGGATGAAGCTGAAAAACCGCTGCAGATCGTCACCTCGGACTCCTCCAATGATGTGACCATCACCGGCTGGATCTCCCCGGAAATGGTCCCGGCCCCGAACTCCCAGGCGGAGACCAGCACATTCCAGGTCATCCTCGACGCCGGCCTGCAGCAGGAAGTCCGCGAGATCGCCGGCGAGCGCGTCACCAACGTCCAGGAGGCCACTTTCCAGCCCCCTGCGGGCACCCGCACCCTCACCTTTGCGGACTTCCGCAAGGCCCATGCCCTCGGCGAGATCCCGGAGGACAAGGGCGGCGCGAATCCCCTGCGCATCGTCACCACCCCGGAGGCCACCATCCTCACCGGCACGATCAACAGCTACCAATACGTGGCGAAAAAGGACGCGCAGACGAACAAGGAGGAGGCCACCCGCCAGTTCAGCGTTCCGGTTTCCGGCACCATCCTGAAGGACCAGCTCGCCACGCTCCTCAGTTCGAAGGCGAAGTACAAGAAGGATCCCGCCTACCTGCGCAGCGCGATCTCGATGTTCCTGCCGTTCCTGCTGATCATCGCCCTGCTGTTCTTCCTGTTCCGCCAGCAGATGAAGTCCGCCGGACGTGGCGCGATGTCCTTCGGCAAGTCGAAGGCACGCCTGCTCACCATGGACCGCAACAAGGTCACCTTCAAGGACGTGGCCGGCATCCAGGAAGCGAAGGAGGAGCTTTTCGAGATCGTCGATTTCCTCCGCGACCCGCGCAAGTTCCAGAAGCTCGGCGGCTCCATCCCGAAGGGCGTGCTGATGGTCGGCTCCCCCGGCACCGGCAAGACCCTGCTGGCCCGCGCCATCGCCGGTGAGGCGGACGTTCCTTTCTTCTCCATCTCCGGATCGGACTTCGTTGAGATGTTCGTCGGCGTGGGTGCGTCCCGCGTCCGCGACATGTTCGAGCAAGGCAAGAAACACGCGCCTTGCCTCATCTTCATCGATGAGATCGACGCCGTGGGCCGTCACCGCGGCCACGGCATGGGCGGTGGCCATGACGAGCGCGAGCAGACGCTCAACCAGCTCCTCGTGGAAATGGACGGCTTCGACACCCAGGAGGGCGTCATCATCATCGCCGCCACCAACCGCCCGGACGTGCTGGACCCCGCGCTGCTGCGCCCGGGCCGCTTCGACCGCCAGGTGACCGTCTCCCTGCCGGATGTGAACGGCCGGGAGGAGATCCTCCGCGTCCACGTGAAGAAGATCAAGCTGGCCGCCAACACCGACCTCGCCGTCGTTGCCCGTGGCACGCCCGGCTTCTCCGGTGCGGAGCTGGCCAACCTCGTCAACGAAGCCGCCCTCCTCGCCGCCCGCAAGGGCATGACCGCTGTCACCCTGGCGGAGATGGAGGAAGCCCGCGACAAGGTCCGCTGGGGCCGCGAGCGCCGCTCCCTGGCCATGTCCGACAAGGAGCGCGTCGGCACCGCATGGCATGAGGCCGGCCACGCCTACCTCAACATGGTGCTGCCGCACACCCACCCGCTGCACAAGGTCACCATCATCCCGCGCGGCCCTTACCTGGGCGCGACGATGTATCTGCCGGACGGCGACAAGTACTCCACCCAGAAGAAGGAAGCGCTGGCCAACCTCATCGTCACGATGGGCGGACGGATCGCGGAAGCCTTCCACAGCGACGACGTCTCCAACGGTGCGTCCGGCGACATTCGCCAGGCCACCTCCCTCGCCCGCGCCATGGTCTGCGAGTGGGGCATGAGCGACAAGCTGGGCATGGTGGAATACGGCGACGGCGACGGTCCGGTGTTCCTCGGCCGCGGCGACATGGGCGGACGCAAGGTCAACTACTCCGGCCACACCGCCAAGGTCATCGACGAGGAGATCAAGGGTTTCATCGACAACGCCTATGCGGAAGCCGAGCGCGTCCTCACCGAGAACCGCGAGGTGGTCGAGAAGATCGCCATGGCGCTGCTGGAGTATGAGACGCTGGACGCCTCCCACCTCCGCGACATCATCGACTTCGGCGAGATGCGCAACCCGCCTTCCGCCCCCAAGCCACCGCCAGTGCCGGATGAGCTTCGCAAGAAGCCCGCCCCGAAGGCGACCGGCGACGACCGCCCGGACGACGGCACGCCCATCCCCGGTGCCGTAGGTGCCCCGGCCTGA
- a CDS encoding ATP-binding cassette domain-containing protein, whose product MKAVPSRRGRWLGWLRTVPGIGRLRALRPGSDSHVGPLVDAFAAFATLDDILSPMEADLILDMLRSAFPEVDHGWLAKRLQRAVKHPRPLQGLAMALKDTLDNQGKMALGLQLFTLVDAAGKSERSRATFEIFMRRLGRPEYGLAILREMRGDGVLEEPPFERLVFGYENADVILPPAARDQEFRVYRTGDLILVRNTGVAPLWIRGRSLETGAFLRMRERQPLVVPGWTLSYEDVIFFLNVKRTGNAPSIYLRKGDEGITAERTRGRQSVMRVRFGLDAEVEALQDIDIHAGSKGAMKKGEVVTCRNHERLADSGEFSLSINELRRMATQSGRRFRLAAERQEYIVSNDASALSAGDLLLGAKLAPRVVMHIKFDEQLGEGLLEVKESDGPVMVDGFPARGKVPLRDGSLIRLSGSQAVRCRFSEGFLDEERTQIEALQVENLIHDFGPDSRALDHVNFEVKRGEMLCIIGPSGSGKSTLLAVLSGQRRPTRGEVKLNGIPLYEHREQLVPFIAHMPQEEALNPQLTVREHLRHAMTIRRPTLALAEHERRVDSMLAELGLQTIANRRVGSPGEKTISGGERSRLNLGLDLGSRAEVFLFDEPISGLSSKDSEHVAETLRSLAREKIVIASLHRPGAPVLRLFDKVLLLDSGGRLAYFGTPVGMVGYFRDACEELAISHPSVHAKSPLGADFVFDVLETPLSSIGGGSNTGAARRFPSSFWQERFESVALLKSLLPQETGPSSRLGERSSKERLPVPPRPNRLVRAVIAVFATHFLRSLLSKVRNRGTIYSTFLEAPLLAALISITLRSSPKGPYDFSTALHIPAYLFLSVTVAMFLGLTNSATEVLRDRAVLRRERNCQPGGTSYIIAKFVALGLVASMQCLAYLIVGNHFLEIRGMLMDHWLWMTLTAWAGTAMAVVVSTLVRTERAALTAVPLLLVPQMLLAGALVPYREMNRGLFENAGLNRERGGSPVPARIMPLRYAYEAMIVSQATRNPFEVERVRLQRSIDRNIGNAAAGGPGVERLELLKEGLRRLMAAGAATPEEAGALVTRIMEATREGKKGEVETMKIWPDDEDQARPAAEFFVNERIDLMVREAETFRNDYRNKEARNIFLALKKPLPFTSHKQAAGPEGTASGISTQAEMEKESKDFQVETQRYSGAVLILLVIGCGIASSAILYVQNRKVT is encoded by the coding sequence ATGAAAGCCGTGCCGTCACGGCGGGGGCGCTGGCTGGGGTGGCTGCGGACCGTGCCGGGCATAGGAAGGTTGCGGGCGCTGCGTCCGGGGTCGGACTCCCACGTGGGGCCGCTGGTGGATGCCTTCGCCGCCTTCGCCACCCTGGATGACATCCTCAGCCCCATGGAGGCGGACCTGATCCTGGACATGCTCCGCAGTGCTTTCCCGGAGGTGGACCATGGCTGGCTGGCGAAGCGGTTGCAGCGTGCGGTGAAGCACCCCCGGCCGCTCCAGGGGCTGGCCATGGCGCTGAAGGACACGCTGGACAACCAGGGGAAGATGGCGCTGGGCCTCCAGTTGTTCACCCTGGTGGATGCCGCAGGGAAGTCCGAGCGGAGCCGCGCCACGTTCGAAATTTTCATGCGCAGGCTGGGGCGGCCGGAATACGGGCTGGCCATCCTGCGCGAGATGCGGGGGGACGGGGTGCTGGAGGAACCGCCGTTCGAGCGGCTGGTGTTCGGCTATGAGAATGCGGACGTCATCCTCCCCCCGGCAGCCCGTGACCAGGAGTTCCGCGTCTATCGCACAGGAGACCTCATCCTGGTGAGGAACACCGGCGTCGCGCCGCTCTGGATCCGCGGGAGGTCGTTGGAAACGGGGGCGTTCCTCCGCATGCGGGAGCGCCAGCCGCTGGTGGTGCCCGGGTGGACCCTCAGCTATGAGGACGTGATCTTTTTCCTCAACGTGAAGCGCACCGGGAACGCGCCCTCCATCTACCTCCGGAAGGGGGATGAGGGCATCACCGCGGAGCGGACCCGTGGCCGGCAGAGCGTGATGCGGGTGCGTTTCGGCCTGGATGCGGAGGTGGAGGCGCTCCAGGACATCGACATCCACGCAGGCAGCAAGGGTGCCATGAAAAAGGGCGAGGTGGTCACCTGCCGGAACCATGAGCGCCTGGCGGACTCCGGCGAGTTCAGTCTTTCCATCAATGAACTGCGGCGGATGGCCACCCAGTCCGGGCGTCGCTTCCGGCTGGCTGCGGAACGCCAGGAATACATCGTGTCGAACGACGCCTCCGCGCTCTCCGCCGGGGACCTGCTGCTCGGCGCGAAGCTCGCCCCGCGGGTGGTGATGCACATCAAGTTCGACGAACAGCTCGGGGAAGGTTTGCTGGAGGTGAAGGAAAGCGACGGCCCCGTTATGGTCGATGGCTTCCCCGCCCGCGGAAAGGTGCCGCTGCGGGATGGCTCGCTCATCCGCCTCTCCGGCAGCCAGGCCGTGCGCTGCCGGTTCAGCGAGGGCTTCCTCGATGAGGAACGGACGCAGATCGAGGCGCTCCAGGTGGAGAACCTGATCCATGACTTCGGCCCTGACTCCCGGGCGCTGGACCACGTGAACTTCGAGGTGAAGCGCGGGGAGATGCTCTGCATCATCGGCCCCAGCGGCAGTGGCAAGAGCACGCTGCTGGCCGTGCTGTCCGGCCAGAGGAGGCCGACGCGCGGGGAGGTGAAGCTGAACGGCATCCCCCTTTACGAGCACCGGGAGCAACTGGTCCCCTTCATCGCCCACATGCCGCAGGAAGAGGCGCTCAACCCGCAGCTCACCGTGCGGGAGCACCTGCGCCACGCCATGACCATCCGGCGGCCGACGCTGGCCCTCGCGGAGCATGAACGGCGGGTGGACTCCATGCTCGCGGAACTGGGTCTCCAGACCATCGCCAACCGCCGGGTGGGATCCCCCGGGGAAAAGACCATCTCCGGCGGTGAGCGCAGCCGCCTTAACCTGGGCCTGGATTTGGGCAGCCGGGCGGAGGTTTTCCTGTTCGACGAGCCGATCTCCGGCCTTTCGTCGAAGGACTCCGAGCACGTCGCGGAAACACTGCGCTCGCTGGCGCGGGAAAAGATTGTCATCGCCTCCCTGCACCGCCCGGGTGCGCCGGTGCTGCGCCTGTTTGACAAGGTGCTGCTGCTGGACAGCGGCGGAAGGCTGGCCTACTTCGGCACGCCGGTCGGCATGGTCGGCTATTTCAGGGACGCCTGCGAGGAGCTGGCCATTTCCCACCCCTCCGTGCATGCGAAGTCGCCCCTCGGCGCGGACTTCGTGTTCGATGTGCTGGAGACACCGCTGAGTTCCATCGGCGGCGGGTCGAACACCGGAGCCGCCCGCCGTTTCCCGTCTTCTTTCTGGCAGGAGAGGTTCGAAAGCGTGGCGCTGCTGAAGTCGCTGCTGCCGCAGGAAACCGGACCGTCCTCGCGGCTGGGGGAGCGTTCATCGAAGGAAAGGCTGCCCGTCCCGCCGCGCCCCAACCGCCTGGTGCGCGCGGTCATCGCCGTCTTCGCCACCCATTTCCTGCGCTCGCTGCTGTCGAAGGTGCGGAACCGGGGGACCATCTACAGCACTTTCCTGGAGGCACCGCTGCTGGCAGCGCTCATCTCCATCACGCTGCGCTCGTCGCCGAAGGGGCCGTATGATTTCTCCACCGCCCTGCACATCCCCGCCTACCTGTTCCTCAGTGTGACGGTGGCCATGTTCCTGGGCCTGACGAACTCCGCCACGGAGGTGCTGCGGGACCGCGCCGTACTGCGGCGGGAGCGGAACTGCCAGCCCGGCGGAACTTCCTACATCATCGCCAAGTTCGTCGCGCTCGGCCTGGTCGCATCCATGCAGTGCCTCGCCTACCTCATCGTCGGGAACCACTTCCTGGAGATCCGCGGCATGCTGATGGATCACTGGCTGTGGATGACGCTCACCGCATGGGCCGGTACGGCCATGGCGGTGGTGGTTTCCACCCTGGTGAGGACGGAGCGTGCTGCCCTCACCGCCGTGCCGCTGCTGCTGGTCCCGCAGATGCTGCTTGCCGGGGCGCTGGTGCCCTACCGGGAAATGAACCGCGGCCTTTTTGAAAACGCCGGGCTGAACCGCGAGAGGGGAGGCTCCCCGGTGCCCGCGCGCATCATGCCGCTGCGCTATGCCTATGAGGCCATGATCGTCTCCCAGGCCACGCGGAATCCCTTTGAGGTGGAGCGCGTCCGCCTCCAGCGCAGCATCGACCGCAACATCGGCAACGCCGCCGCGGGAGGCCCGGGCGTCGAGCGGCTGGAACTGCTGAAGGAAGGCCTGCGCCGTCTCATGGCCGCCGGTGCCGCCACCCCTGAGGAAGCGGGGGCGCTCGTCACCCGCATCATGGAGGCCACCCGTGAAGGGAAGAAGGGTGAGGTGGAAACCATGAAAATCTGGCCGGACGATGAGGATCAAGCCCGGCCCGCGGCGGAGTTCTTTGTCAACGAACGCATCGACCTGATGGTGCGTGAGGCGGAGACCTTCCGGAACGACTACCGGAACAAGGAAGCGAGGAACATCTTCCTCGCCCTCAAGAAGCCGCTACCTTTCACCAGCCACAAGCAGGCGGCGGGGCCGGAGGGAACAGCCTCCGGAATCTCCACCCAGGCTGAAATGGAAAAGGAGAGCAAGGATTTCCAGGTGGAAACCCAGCGCTACTCCGGCGCGGTCCTCATCCTGCTGGTCATCGGCTGCGGCATCGCCTCCAGCGCCATCCTCTACGTCCAGAACCGGAAGGTGACCTGA
- a CDS encoding ParA family protein: MPVSCSGMKRCRRLTAREPTHTGNNVLEGRWSLVVRGNQIHLQPQVTIRGRRKDFRCAPRRITSPKIFPHVISIAISSQKGGVGKTTVSINLAHAFARAGVKTLLVDADPQGSVGLSLTRQSRLLTGFYDFLADPAIPLDRVIVPTRLETFSLVASGQASDYETGGAGMGSHLARVRAFLRNVSARGFDLCLIDTAAGLFGVTGDVIASSDAVMIPQQSEPLGIRSVPKLLEGLNRLRVMNPRLTVLGVVLTMVQNDLAESREAATALRALLPPEMVFNTQVPRDGLFVRASARGLPIGVLEEGAGAQVVFDSMRSEIEAKLDINAAGGGFRS, encoded by the coding sequence ATGCCTGTTTCCTGCTCCGGCATGAAACGGTGCAGGCGGCTGACAGCAAGAGAACCAACGCATACCGGCAATAACGTCTTGGAGGGGAGATGGTCATTGGTCGTGCGAGGAAACCAGATTCACCTCCAGCCGCAAGTAACAATCCGTGGGCGAAGAAAAGACTTCCGGTGCGCCCCACGGCGGATAACCTCACCGAAGATTTTTCCACACGTGATCAGTATTGCGATTTCCAGTCAGAAAGGCGGAGTGGGCAAGACCACCGTCTCCATCAACCTCGCGCACGCCTTCGCCCGGGCGGGAGTGAAAACCCTCCTGGTGGATGCGGATCCCCAGGGTTCCGTGGGACTCTCGTTGACCCGCCAGTCACGGTTGCTCACCGGCTTCTATGATTTCCTGGCGGATCCGGCCATCCCGCTGGACCGCGTCATCGTACCGACACGGCTGGAGACCTTTTCCCTGGTCGCCAGCGGCCAGGCGAGCGACTATGAGACGGGCGGAGCCGGCATGGGTTCCCACCTCGCGCGCGTCCGTGCGTTCCTGCGGAATGTCAGCGCGCGCGGCTTCGACCTCTGCCTCATCGACACCGCCGCCGGACTCTTCGGAGTCACGGGCGATGTGATCGCCTCCAGTGACGCGGTGATGATCCCGCAGCAGTCGGAGCCGCTGGGCATCCGCTCCGTGCCGAAGCTGCTGGAGGGCCTGAACCGCCTGCGGGTGATGAATCCGCGCCTGACGGTGCTGGGCGTGGTCCTGACCATGGTCCAGAACGACCTGGCGGAAAGCCGTGAGGCGGCCACCGCCCTGCGCGCCCTGCTGCCACCGGAGATGGTCTTCAACACCCAGGTGCCGCGTGACGGTCTCTTCGTCCGCGCCAGCGCGCGGGGCCTCCCCATCGGCGTGCTGGAGGAAGGCGCCGGCGCGCAGGTGGTGTTCGACTCCATGCGCTCGGAGATCGAAGCGAAACTCGACATCAACGCCGCTGGCGGCGGCTTCCGGAGCTGA